The Vibrio alginolyticus NBRC 15630 = ATCC 17749 genomic sequence TTCATTTCACGAAGTTTGGCGACCCACTTCATTGGTTCAAAGTACTGTACTTGAGAGTCGTGCAAGCCAGTCGTTACCAACATGTTCGGGTAGTTTTGCGCCTTGATGTTGTCGTAAGGCGAGTAACTCAACATATAGTCATAGTATGTTTTGTTATTTGGGTTACCCCATTCATCATACTCATTGGTGGTCAATGGAATCGATTCATCGAGCATGGTGGTTACCACGTCCACAAACGGAACATGTGCACCGATACCGCGGTACAGTTCTGGTGCTTGGTTGATGATAGCCCCCATTAAGAGACCTCCTGCAGAGCCACCAACAGCGAAGACTTTATCTTTCGCGCCGTAGCCTTGTTCAACCAAACCTTTAGTCACATCAATAAAGTCGTTGAATGTGTTTTGCTTGGTTAGTTTTTTACCGTCTTCATACCAAGGGCGGCCAAGCATTTCAGATCCACGAATATGAGCAATGGCGTAAACAAAGCCGCGATCCAATAGACTCAAACGTGTCGAGCGGAAAGTTGGCTCAATGGTTGCGCCATAAGACCCATAACCATATTGGTAGAGTGGATTCGTACCATCTTTCTTAAATAAGTCTTTACGATACACCAAAGAAACGGGTACTTCTTTACCGTCACGGGCTGTGACCATGATGCGTTCTGATTGGTAATTGTCAGGATTAAAATCACCAAGTACAGGTGTTTGCTTCATGATTTCTGACCCGCCCGTTGTTAGATCGAAATCGTAGTAGGTTCCTGGAGTGGTTAAACTGCTGTAATAAATACGAACTTTCTCGTTATCCAGCTCTAGGTTACCTGTCAAATAGGCAGCAAACGCATCGTCATTAAATGTGAGGGGGAATTCTTTTCCTGTTGAAAGCTGACGTACAGTGACGCTTGCTAGGCCGTTAGAGCGCTGCTCATAGACGATGTGATCATCGAATAACTCGAAGTCGACAAGTTGAGTGTTGTCGTCTGCGGCAATCACATCTTGCCATTTAGAGCGGTCATGTATGTCATTTTGATGAACTTTCATCAAACGGAAGTTGACGGCTTGATAGTTAGTATAAATGTAGTACCAATCGCCTAGCTTAGAAATACTGTATTCAATGCCATCTTCGCGAGGATAGAACGGTTTCGCCTTTGCTTTAGGGTTGTTCGCATCAATGATAGAGACCCCACTGGTTTCTGTACTCGAATGCCAGATATAAATATCTTCGCCATCTTTGCTTTTGCTTAGTGAGGTGTAATAGGCGCTGTCGGTTTCCTCAAAAATCAGCTCATCGTTGCTTTGTGGTGTGCCCAATACATGACGATAAACTTGGTAGCCCAATAAGGTCTGAGGATCTTTTTTGATGTAGTAAAAGGCGTTGTTATCGTTCTGCCATGCGACAGCGCTTGAGGCCCCTTCGATTTCATCTTGTAGGTAATTGCCTGTTGTCAGGTCTTTGATCTTAAGGGTGTACACGCGGCGGCTTAATGTGTCTTCGCCATACGCCAATAAGTTTTCATTCGGACTAACGTATAGGCCGCCGATACTGAA encodes the following:
- a CDS encoding S9 family peptidase, which produces MRFTLTTLTVSVALVAGCSNQGTPSMTQYSQTQIVAQQTQAPVAKKVPHAMTIHGDTRVDNYYWMRDDERKDPEILQHLEKENQYAETVLKHTETFQDTLFEEIKGRIAKDDNSVPVRKGNYFYSSEVTGDNEYEVHLRAKDFAGKDKQIILDVNELAKEHEFFSIGGLYVSPNENLLAYGEDTLSRRVYTLKIKDLTTGNYLQDEIEGASSAVAWQNDNNAFYYIKKDPQTLLGYQVYRHVLGTPQSNDELIFEETDSAYYTSLSKSKDGEDIYIWHSSTETSGVSIIDANNPKAKAKPFYPREDGIEYSISKLGDWYYIYTNYQAVNFRLMKVHQNDIHDRSKWQDVIAADDNTQLVDFELFDDHIVYEQRSNGLASVTVRQLSTGKEFPLTFNDDAFAAYLTGNLELDNEKVRIYYSSLTTPGTYYDFDLTTGGSEIMKQTPVLGDFNPDNYQSERIMVTARDGKEVPVSLVYRKDLFKKDGTNPLYQYGYGSYGATIEPTFRSTRLSLLDRGFVYAIAHIRGSEMLGRPWYEDGKKLTKQNTFNDFIDVTKGLVEQGYGAKDKVFAVGGSAGGLLMGAIINQAPELYRGIGAHVPFVDVVTTMLDESIPLTTNEYDEWGNPNNKTYYDYMLSYSPYDNIKAQNYPNMLVTTGLHDSQVQYFEPMKWVAKLREMKTDDNVLLFKTDMEAGHGGASGRFKRLKEDALEYAFFLDLLDKK